The genomic stretch TGGAGCAAATGCGCTATCCGATAGGCAGCAATGGCATAAAACCCCGGATAACTCCTGATCACCTCGGTCGTTGACTTCGCTGCGGGGTCACCATCAAACATGGCATGAATATCCTCATGGATGGCATCGTACACGCCGGAAAGGCGATCAAAAAACGCCTCTGATACCATTTCACTGTCCACATCGATCAGCCTGTTGTTTTTGCCCAAGATCTCCTGCAATTGGATCTGGTAGTATGTTAACTTATCCTCTATCTCTTGGGTATCATGCAGGATCTTAATAGCATATTCCGGAAAAAGCACACCCAAAACACCTTCAAAAAACTCCTGAACCTTCCTTGGTGAGGGACATCCGGGACATTGCTTGTGGGAATCGTGAATTTTTTTTATAAATGATTTTCTATATTCCATCGTAAACGTTAGCAGTTATAGAACAAAACCCAGTCTGATCACATATGGTTCAGTATAAATCAGGTTTTGGTTATCATACAGCACATTGTACAGCAAGGTGAAGTTCACACCACCTCTGCGACCGAAGGGCACAAAATATCCGCCCCCTAAGAACAAGCCCGGCACCCACTCCCTGTCTGCTACAATCCGTCCAAAATCATCCTCCCTATAAGCCTCCACACTAAGGTTTTCATATTCTGCATGGGCAAAGAGATTGGGAAGGACATTATAGCGGTTAAAGATTCTGCCTCCATAAACATTGGAAGCTTCTCCAAAATTCTTGTACTTGAGGTACTGATAGGTAATGCCTAAACCCGCAGAATAACGGTCGGTAATCATCACTCCCACCAATGGAGACACTTCTACATAAGTAATGTTACCAAACTGTAACCCAAGGTTACCTCCAAAATACAGCCGTTCGCTTAAAGGGACTTTTTCATCTTCTTCCTGATAAAATTCCCGCTGCGCCACTACCTCTACTGTTCCTACAAAAAAGAAAAGTACAAACAATACGGGCAAAGCCCTGAGTTTACTCATCGACGATAACATACAGATCTTCAGTTTTTTTCTTCATTAAGTATCTTTCACGAGCAAACTTTTCCAAAAGTTCGTAATTACTGAGTAATTCTTGTCGCTCGGACTTAATCTTTTCTTTCCGTTCCTGGTAAAATTCCTTCTGATCTTGCAGACTATTGAGTTTAGACCGTAATTTAAATTGGCTGATAATATCATTATTATCAATGAACACCATCCAAATCAAAAAAAACACGGTGAAGATAACGTAAAAATTCTTAGTGTATTTTAGGTACTTGGCCATAGGACGATCCGTTTTGCTTATGACAAATATATAAAATAGTCGGGACTAATCTTCAAACGGCTATGTACAATAAGGGATAATTGGCTATTGGTTGTTAGGTTAGAAGGTTGAAAGTTATATGATTGGGAAATTGGAAGATTGGAAGATTGGAAGATTCGGTATGTTATGGATCGATAAAAGAGCCGGTTTCAGTTGTATGGACTTTGTCTGCCATGTTGTGCCGTAACCATTGACCTTTGTCAACTGCCTATTTGGTTTTTACTGAATCTTATAAATTGAAATCTTAACTTTCAGATTTCAATTTATACAGCCAAAAATATTGAAAATTGAAATTTACACTTTCGAATTTCAATATTTTTCATCCATATTTGATACATATTTCGGTTAAAATATGATACGCAGGGAAAAGCAACAGCACCTTCAGCAGGCATTGCACGCCATGCCTGTGGTAGCACTACTCGGTTCCAAGCAAGTGGGCAAAACCACCCTGGCACTTTCTATCACAAAGGCATTTAATAAAAAGACTACTTATCTCGATTTGGAACTGGATTCGGATTTCAACAAACTGACCGATCCTGAAGCCTATTTGGGGCGGTTTTCCAGACAGTTATTTAGCGGAGGACGATAAAGCGAGCTGGGATTGGCGGACTGACTTTATTTCCACTTATTTGGAACGTGACATCCCTCAAATGGGCCCTGATATTCCGGCTACTTCACTTAGAAAGTTCTGGACCATGTTAGCCCACTATCACGGGCAACAAGAGGTATTGAGTGAACTTGGCAGAAGTCTGGAACTCAGCCATACGACCATACGGAATTACCTGGACGTACTTACCGACTTCTATATGGTGCGCCAATTGCCCCCTTGGTCAGGTAATGTAAAAAAACGTCTCGTAAAGTCACCCAAAATCTACTTAAGGGATACCGGACTGCTTCACCGGTTATTACAGATTTCAAATTTTGAAAGCCTTATGGGACACCCTGTACTGGGTGCCAGCTGGGAGGGATTTGTGGTAGAGAACATCCTCCGACAGCTTGATGACCGATGGAAATACTGCTATTACCGGACCCATACACAAAATGAGATCGATTTGGCCCTGGAAACCCCGGACAATGAAATTTGGGTAATAGAGGTAAAACGTTCTTCCACACCAAAACTCTCCAGACGATTTCACCAGGCCTGTGAGGATGTTCGGGCCACTAAAAAATGGGTTATAACCGCTGGAAAAGACCAATACCCCCTTACAGATGGCGTGGAAGTGATTGGACTCCAAGCTTTTTTGGGACTAAAGGAATTGAAGGGGGACGCTAAGTCGCATTCAGGTTGTTAGCGCAGAATTTTTATTGGTGATCAACCGTTAATAAATTAAGGTGTATCAAGTCAAGAAGGATACCTATAGCGTAATAGCCTTTAGGTTCTTAAAAACAACAGATAAAAAGCTCTCACGGACAAAATGTGTCCGTGAGAGCTTTTTACTTTGTATTACATCAGATATTATCAAACTAAATTTCACACATTATGAGACCAAACAAGCTCAAGTCCAAGGAAGTAGCCGAAAAGGATGTTGTTGATTTCAATACATTGGTCACCATCTGAAAAGATAAAAAGTCAAGGTTGTTCTGGAAGATTTTGTTGGCGCCGAATGGCAAACAGCTTAAAACTACTTCCGGGTTGGAATTTATTCCTCTAAATAATTTCTATACACTTCCCCAGTTCCTTCTCTATATTTCAGGAATAGCTGCTTTGACCTACCTCCCGCGCTTTGTACTTCCGGGAGGAAGCGGCATCGGTACAGAAATCCCGGTAGCCGCTGCCACCGCTTTGACTTGGTGTATCATGATATTGGCAACGTACAGGTATAGAATCCTTCATGCTGTAAATACTATGTTTGTGAAGGAATTACCCTTTCTTGCCCCTTATTTTAGCTTACTCCCATTAAATCTCCCTCTAAGCCCTGTTTTGCTTCAGACAAGCTCGCAGTGACGATTTATAAACGAACTGTGGTTTGTACCACGGCGTGCAGCC from Echinicola soli encodes the following:
- a CDS encoding FtsB family cell division protein, with product MAKYLKYTKNFYVIFTVFFLIWMVFIDNNDIISQFKLRSKLNSLQDQKEFYQERKEKIKSERQELLSNYELLEKFARERYLMKKKTEDLYVIVDE
- a CDS encoding AAA family ATPase produces the protein MIRREKQQHLQQALHAMPVVALLGSKQVGKTTLALSITKAFNKKTTYLDLELDSDFNKLTDPEAYLGRFSRQLFSGGR
- a CDS encoding DUF4143 domain-containing protein, with amino-acid sequence MGPDIPATSLRKFWTMLAHYHGQQEVLSELGRSLELSHTTIRNYLDVLTDFYMVRQLPPWSGNVKKRLVKSPKIYLRDTGLLHRLLQISNFESLMGHPVLGASWEGFVVENILRQLDDRWKYCYYRTHTQNEIDLALETPDNEIWVIEVKRSSTPKLSRRFHQACEDVRATKKWVITAGKDQYPLTDGVEVIGLQAFLGLKELKGDAKSHSGC